Below is a window of Planctomycetes bacterium MalM25 DNA.
CGACTGGCCTCGTCGGCTCGCCGTTCGATCCCCTGGGGCCGTGTATGGCCGTACAATCGGACTATGCCGCTCGACCCGCTCGCACCGCTGAAGACCGACCCGAAGCACGGACACTTCCCGTGGTGGCCCGAGGAGGGCGACGACTGGGTTCACCCCGAGGACGTGGCGACCGCGCGGGCGATGCTGCCCAGCCCGCGCGTCTGGCGCCGCGACGGGGAGACCTCCGCCGGACTAGTCGTCATGCGGTATGGCGAAACGCGGATCCGTGTCCGCCGCACGCTGTGGATCACGGTCGAGTGGGAGGGCTACGACCTGGGCGACCTGGTCGAAGTCCGCCCCCGCGGCATGACGAACGAGCCGCACACGGGCGCCATCCGCGAGATGCACTGGGACGCCCACGCCGGCGCGATCCGCTACCAACTCACCCTGGCCGACGGGACGCCGCTGGAACGCTGGTTCGGGGCGGATGACCTGAAGCACGTTGAGCCGCCGGTGGTCGAAGCGGAGGTCCGCCGCGAACCGCCGGCGGAATCGGGCGAGGAACTGGGACTCGCTTAGTCCCCGTGGCCATCACCACCAAAGCCGGAGCCCGACCATCGGGCCGTGCAGGTTGACGTCGCCGATGCGGCGGTAGTCGTAGCCGCCGTACAGCTCGCAGGGGCCGAATCGCCGCCCGATCGTGCCGCTGACGTGTTGCGTCTCCGCGTCGCCGATCACGCCGAAGTCGAGATCCGCCGACACGATCCAGTCCTCGCTCGGCAGCCAGTCCGCCTGGACGGTCAGGTTGAGCCCCGCTTCCGTGCCGACCGCGTCGCCGAGCCAGCCGACCCCCAGGCCGGCGCGAACCAGCGTGTCGTTGGACTCGAGGATCCGGTAGGTCAGGTTCACCTGCCCGAGGTGCAGTTCGTCGTGCCCGCCGCCGGGGAGCTGTTCGGCGTAGCTGTCCCAGTCGAAGTCGATCCCGAGCCCGCTCTCGCCCTCGAGGAGGATAGCGAGCCCGGTCCGCGTGACTTCTTCGGAGCCATCGCCGAACTCGAACTGAACCTTGCCGAGCCAAGGTTTGCCATCGCCACGCGTGGTGAAGAAGCCGTCGGCTCCGTTGGCGAAGGGGTGGCTAGCGAACTGCTTGCCGAGGCGGCGTTCGACGGCGGGCGCGACCTCATAAACCACCGGGTCCGGGTTCGCGTACGCGATCGGGCGTTGCTCGACCAGAACCGTCGAGGGCGCGAGAACAATCGGTGGCGTGCAGGGCCTGCACGCGAACGGATCGTGACGCCAAGCGAACGACCCGTTCCACCCGGAGCAACGCGGGCGATGGCGGTTTCCGTATCGGGGCTCTTCCTCACGAGTGACGCGCCGCGTTGCTTGGCTCGCCCGTCCGAGCTTGCCCCCGCTGCGGGGCTCGTCGTTCACGGCCGCCGGCGCTGCGGGCGCGGGGCGACGGACCTGCTCACGGGCGCGAGAGAGCTTGCCCGCCACGGCGTTTGCCGACGCCAATGTGGCAAGGCATAGACAGCCGAGAGTCATAAACCGGCGAGCGTTCATCGGGGCGATCCTTCGCGTGGGGAGCCTGAGCGGGCTCCGATCGCCCGCGTCTCCTCAGGAAGGACGCAAGCAGCGCGCCAACACGCGGTTGTGCGATAACACCGGGGAAAACCGAGGATGCCGAGGGCAGGCAGTCCAACCCGAAGTCAATCGGAGGACGCTAGCAGTCGCGAAAGCGCGACAGGGTTAGCTTCCCGCGGGCGCGCGATCCTCAAGCCCCAGACGCTTCATCTTCTTGTAGAGCGTCGTCCGGTTGATGCCGAGCTGGTCGGCTGTCTCGTTCCGGTTCCAGCGGTTCAGTTCGAGCACCTCGAGGATGATCTGCCGCTCGGGGCCTTCCAGGGCCTCCTTCAGAGTCTGCCCCGTGTAGCCGCTCACCGCGCCCGACCCCGCGACGCCCGGCACGCGCAGTTCGGGCGGCAGGTCGTGCAGGGTGATCGTGTCGTTGCGCCCCAGCAGCACGCACCGCTCGACGACGTTCTGCAGCTCGCGGACGTTGCCCGGCCAGTTGTAGCGTTGCAGGGCGCCGATCGCGTCGTCCGCGAAGCCGACGACGTTCGGGCGGTTCGCGTCCTCGCGGACCTCCTCGAGGAACTTCTGAGCGAGCAGCGGGATGTCGCTCGTCCGCGCCCGCAGCGGGGGCAGTTCGAGGTTGATGACGTTGATGCGGTAGTACAGGTCCTGGCGGAAGGTGCCGTCGGTTACGTTCTTCGCGAGGTCCTCGTTCGTGGCGAGGATGACGCGGACGTCGACGCGGTGCGTCTCCGATCCGCCCACCGCTTCGAAAGCGAGCTCCTGCAGCACGCGGAGCAGCTTGACCTGCATCGCCGCGGTGGCGGTGCCGATCTCGTCGAGGAAGATCGTGCCGCCGTCCGCCTGGAGGAACTTGCCGACCTTGTTGCTCACCGCGCCGGTGAACGCGCCGGCGACGTGGCCGAACAGCTCGCTCTCCAGCAGGTTCTCGGGCAACGCCCCGCAGGCGACCTCGACGAACGGGCCGGTGCGGCGGTCGCTGCGGGTGTGGATCGCGCGGGCGATGAGGCTCTTACCCGTGCCGCTCTCGCCGGTCACCAGAACGGTCGCCCGCGTGTCGGCGACGCTCTCGATCACGTCGAACACACGCCCCATCCGCGGGTCGCTGCCGACGATGTGTCCCATGCCGTGCTTGCGGTCGAGCTGCTGCTTGAGCTCGGTGTTCTCCTCGAGGACCTTGCGCTGCCCGAGGGCACGCTCGATCGCCATGAGCAGCTCGTCGTCGATGAGCGGTTTGGTCAGGTAGTCGAACGCCCCGGCGCGGATCGCTTCGATCGCCGAGTCGGGCGTGCCGTACCCCGTGAGCAGGATGACCTGCATGCCGGGCCGGCGGCGCTGCGCTTGCTCCAGCAGGTCGAAGCCGTCGCCGTCCTGCAGGCGGATGTCGCTGAGCAGCAGGTCGTACCCCTTCGCGGTGAGGCGTTCGACCGCTTCGTTCTGTCCGGTCGCCGTGTCGACCTCGAAGCCCTGGTCACGCAGCCAGTCGGCCATCGACTCGAGGACCTGCAGGTCGTCATCGACCAGCAGCAGCGATCCGTTGGCGGCGGGTTGAGAGGCGGGCATGGCGAGGGGGCTCACGAGAGGGGAGGGCACGCAGCGCAGGTGTCGCCAAATACCTACGTCACCCCCGGCGTGTGTCAAAAAAGGGACGAGAACCCTGCCGGTGGCGCCGCTTGTACGCAAGAACGACCGGCGCGATCGTGTTAACCTGTGTGACCCCAACCCGCGCCGCCCGGGGCTCCCTTGCTTCTCTTTAGGCACATGATGCAACGCCGCTTGATGATCGCCACGATCCTCTTGGCCACCCCTTTAGCGTGGGCAGACCGCCCGAACCTCGTGCTCGCCTTCGCGGATGACCTGGGCCGGTATGCCAGCGCGTACCGCGACCCCGACCGCCCCGGCCTGAACGACCTGATCGACACGCCGAACTTCGACCGGGTCGCCCGCGAGGGGGCGCTGTTCGACTGCGCGCTGGTCAGCGCCCCGAGCTGCACGCCGTCGCGGGCGGCGGTCCTGTCGGGGCGGAACTTCTTCCGCAACGGCAGCCACGCCCAGCTCCACCACCCCTGGTGGGACGACGAGGCGACCGATCCGTGGGACGGCGTGAGGGGCTTCCCGCTCACGCTTCAGGGGACCGGCTACCACATTGGGTGGACCTACAAGTTGCACGTCGACGTGGACAGGATGGGCGGGGCGGATCACAACTACCAATCGGCCGGACGCCGGTTCAATCAGTTCTCTCAGAACGCTTCGCGGGCGGACGATCCCGAAGCGGAGAAGCTCGCGTTGCTCGACGAGGTCCGTCAGAACTTCCGCTCGTTCCTCGCCGACCGCGAAGGCGAGCAGCCCTTCTTCTACTGGTTCAACCCGACCAACACCCATCGCGGATGGGAACGGGGATCGGGCAAGAAGCTGTGGGGCCTCGATCCCGACGAACTGCGCGGCCGCCTGCCGGCGTTCCTCACCGACGACCCGGTCGTGCGTGAAGACTTCGCCGACTACCTGGGCGAGGCGCTCGCGTTCGACGCGGCGGTTGGGGTGCTGCTGGCGGAATTGGAAGAGCGGGGCGAGCTCGACAACACCCTGCTGGTCGTCAGCGGCGACCACGGAGCGCCCGGTTTTCCGCGCGGCAAGACGAACCTGTACGACTTCGGGACCCAGGTCCCGCTCGCGATTCGCTGGCCCGCGCGGATTGCCAGTGGCAAACGGATCGGGGCGCCGGTGAGCCTCGTTGACTTGGCGCCCACCTTCCTCGCCGCGGCGGACGTCGGCTCAGAGGATCAGCCGGACGGCGAGAACCTGTTGCCCTACCTGCGGCCAGACCGGCCCGAGCCCGAGTCGGCGATGCGTGGTTGGGCGCTGGTCGGACGGGAGAACCACGTGCAGGGTTCTCGCGCGGGAGCCAAGCCCTACCCGATGCGCGCGATCCGCACGGGGGAGTACCTCTACATCCGCAACTTCGCCCCGGATCGCTGGCCGGTCACCGAGCCGCCGTTGGCGGGCGTTTGGGAGACCAACGGCGAGGGGCGCCGCAAGCTCACGCCGCGGCACAACGACCTCGATGGCGGCCCGACGAGAACGTTCTATGAAAGCAAAGAGGGCGACCCGTCGATCGCCGGAGAGTGGCGCCTGTTCTTCGATCGCCGACCCGCCGAGGAACTGTACTACGTCCCGGACGATCCCGATCAGATGCGGAACGTGGCGGAGGATCCTCGGTACGCCTCGGCGCTTGCGGATCTGCGTCAGCGGCTCGACAGCGAGTTGAACCGCGACGTCGATCCGCGGGTCGTGGGTGACGGGACCGCCTTCGATCGCCCTCCCTACGCCCCCGTGCCGGGCGTCATCGACGAGCACGGCCGCGTCCCAAGGCGCAAGCGTCGCTAGCCCGCCCGGGGGTGCGCCTTCTCGTACGCCTCGCGGAGGCTGCGGGTGCTGACGTGCGTGTAGACCTGCGTGGTGACCAGGCTGCTGTGGCCGAGCAGTTCCTGCACGCTGCGGATGTCGGCGCCCCGGTCCAGCAGGTGCGTCGCGAAACTGTGCCGCAGCGTGTGCGGCGAGGTCCGCGGGTCGAGCCCCGCGGTCGCCAGGTGCTTCTCGAGCAGCCGGGCGACGCTCCGTGTCGTGAGCCGACGGCCGAACCGGTTGGTGAACAGCGGCGTCTCCTCGCCACGCGACTCGCCCTTCGCGAGCTTCCGATTGCCGAGCCAGTCGCGGAGCGCGCCGGTGGCGTACTTGCCGAGGGGCGTGAGCCGCTCTTTGCGTCCCTTGCCGCGGACTTGCAGCAAGCCCTGGTCGAGATCGAGGTCGCCGTCGTTCGCGCCGACCAGTTCGCTCACGCGCAGCCCGGCGGAGTAGAGCGTTTCGAGGATCGCCCGGTCGCGCAGCCCGAGCGCCGAATCCGCCGGCGGCGCCGAGAGCAGGCGCGAGACCTCATCACCCGTCAGGAACTGGGGCAGCTTCCGCGACTTCCGCGGGTTGTGGAGCGGCTCGGCCGGGTTCGCGGTGACCCAGCCCTCGCGGAGCCCGAACTTGAAGAACGAACGGACGGCGGACATCCGTCGCGAGATCGAGCTCTTCGCGTAACCCGCCTCGCCGAGGGCGGCCAGGTAGCCCCGCAGGTCGGGGACGGTGATGGCGGCTGGGTCGGGCGTGCGGCCGTCCTCGTGGGCGAGGAACTCGGCCAGCGCCGCCAGGTCCTCGCGGTACGCCTTGACCGTGTGCTCCGACGCGTTGCGCTCGCGCTGCAGGTGACGCAAGAACTGACCGAGCTGGCGACGCACAGAGAGGCCGTAGGCTAGAGGCCGTAGGCTGCGGGGATTGCTGGCACGCGTAGCCGTTAGCGCCTACAGCCTAAGGTCTACAGCCTGAAGCCTCGCCCCGCTCACTCGGGCAACGCGGCCCGGCGGCTGATGCGGTCGCCGAGCACTTCGCGCTCTTTGGCCTCGTTGCGGATGCGGCGGCTGAGGACCGCGGCGTCGTACCAGGTGAAGCTGAGCTCGGGGTCCGACGCGTGGCGGCCCAGCGCGCGGAGCGCGTCGGCCTGCTGCGAGTCGTCGTACAGGAACAGGTAGCGTTCCTTGCCTTTTACAAGAGCGAGAACGTTGACGTCGTCGTTCACGGGTGGGTCGCCTCCGTGCGGCGCGGGCGGGGGTAGCGGCGGGGTGGGAAGCCGCGAGGCGTGGCGGCGCGGCGGGCGCGACCCGGAATCCGTCGGGTCGCCGCTCAGGCGCTGCTGTCATCGGCTGCGGGGCGCGACGACTAAAAACTCTCGCTGCCGAGGGTCTATCGGCCTTCCGACCAGCGACGCACCACTCGCGTTTCATCAGCTCCGCCACGTGTGGAGAGCATTTCCACCAGGTGCAGGTGACAGCAGAAGCGGATGAAGTCCTCGCTCCGTTCGAGATAAGACTGCCAGCCGCCGAACCGCGAGTCGTCCCGGTATTCGACATAACCGGCAAGCGCCGAAGTGAACTCGGGGTCGGTGCTCCGGAAGACCCGCGTGTGCGTCATAATCGGACCCGGGTTCCGCTTCGCCGTCGGACGCATCGGGACCGGGCCGGGGGGCGAGAAACCCCGGGCGTCGGGCCAGTCGGGCGGCAGCATTCCGTTTAGCGCGTAAGCGCCGACCGCGCCGGGTGCGCCGATTGTCGGGCCCGTTTCGTTGAGCGGCGCGTCGAACACCGCGGCACGCAGGGGATTGTCGCCCGGCGGGGGCGGGATCGATTCAACGCCCTCGGGCGCCATCTCTTCGCCCTCGATCGACGGCGCGCTGTCCTGCCTCTCCTCTTCGAACGGGTCGTAGCCTTCGGGCGCTTCCGGCGACGGCGTTGCTTGCAGCGGCGCCGGTTCGATGAGCGGCGTCAGCGTGGCCGGCTCTGCGTGGCCGGCGACGACGGGCGACTGGGTCTCCATCTGCGCGCGGGCCAGGGCCATCTCCGCCTCGAAGACGACGCTGTCCGGGATGTACTCCTCCTGCGCGGTCCCCCAGGGGAGGCCGTACCCCGCCGGGATCTCGTGGAAGCCCTCGTTGGTCGCGTACCACTCGACCCGCATGCCGCAGCGGGGCGGGTAGTAGGGGGAGAAGTCGGTCACCGTGCCGATAACCACCGCGTCGACGCCCAGCTTCTGCGCGAGCCATCGCGCCTGCTGCACCGCTTGCTCGGGCGGATCGAACG
It encodes the following:
- the zraR_2 gene encoding Transcriptional regulatory protein ZraR, with protein sequence MPASQPAANGSLLLVDDDLQVLESMADWLRDQGFEVDTATGQNEAVERLTAKGYDLLLSDIRLQDGDGFDLLEQAQRRRPGMQVILLTGYGTPDSAIEAIRAGAFDYLTKPLIDDELLMAIERALGQRKVLEENTELKQQLDRKHGMGHIVGSDPRMGRVFDVIESVADTRATVLVTGESGTGKSLIARAIHTRSDRRTGPFVEVACGALPENLLESELFGHVAGAFTGAVSNKVGKFLQADGGTIFLDEIGTATAAMQVKLLRVLQELAFEAVGGSETHRVDVRVILATNEDLAKNVTDGTFRQDLYYRINVINLELPPLRARTSDIPLLAQKFLEEVREDANRPNVVGFADDAIGALQRYNWPGNVRELQNVVERCVLLGRNDTITLHDLPPELRVPGVAGSGAVSGYTGQTLKEALEGPERQIILEVLELNRWNRNETADQLGINRTTLYKKMKRLGLEDRAPAGS
- the betC_2 gene encoding Choline-sulfatase, translating into MQRRLMIATILLATPLAWADRPNLVLAFADDLGRYASAYRDPDRPGLNDLIDTPNFDRVAREGALFDCALVSAPSCTPSRAAVLSGRNFFRNGSHAQLHHPWWDDEATDPWDGVRGFPLTLQGTGYHIGWTYKLHVDVDRMGGADHNYQSAGRRFNQFSQNASRADDPEAEKLALLDEVRQNFRSFLADREGEQPFFYWFNPTNTHRGWERGSGKKLWGLDPDELRGRLPAFLTDDPVVREDFADYLGEALAFDAAVGVLLAELEERGELDNTLLVVSGDHGAPGFPRGKTNLYDFGTQVPLAIRWPARIASGKRIGAPVSLVDLAPTFLAAADVGSEDQPDGENLLPYLRPDRPEPESAMRGWALVGRENHVQGSRAGAKPYPMRAIRTGEYLYIRNFAPDRWPVTEPPLAGVWETNGEGRRKLTPRHNDLDGGPTRTFYESKEGDPSIAGEWRLFFDRRPAEELYYVPDDPDQMRNVAEDPRYASALADLRQRLDSELNRDVDPRVVGDGTAFDRPPYAPVPGVIDEHGRVPRRKRR
- the xerD_1 gene encoding Tyrosine recombinase XerD produces the protein MRRQLGQFLRHLQRERNASEHTVKAYREDLAALAEFLAHEDGRTPDPAAITVPDLRGYLAALGEAGYAKSSISRRMSAVRSFFKFGLREGWVTANPAEPLHNPRKSRKLPQFLTGDEVSRLLSAPPADSALGLRDRAILETLYSAGLRVSELVGANDGDLDLDQGLLQVRGKGRKERLTPLGKYATGALRDWLGNRKLAKGESRGEETPLFTNRFGRRLTTRSVARLLEKHLATAGLDPRTSPHTLRHSFATHLLDRGADIRSVQELLGHSSLVTTQVYTHVSTRSLREAYEKAHPRAG